One Carassius gibelio isolate Cgi1373 ecotype wild population from Czech Republic chromosome A20, carGib1.2-hapl.c, whole genome shotgun sequence DNA segment encodes these proteins:
- the LOC127938232 gene encoding mucin-2-like, whose product MLPADENPKEGPSSVAPTEGLTSTALTEGPASSVAKEGPTTTAPTEGPASTVITQGPSGIVSTEVRTSTAPTEVPASTAPTEGPASTKGPASTVPTEGPTSKGPTKGTSETMPTEGPTSIAPTEGLASTALTGGPTSTVPTEGPTSTAPTEGLSGKVPTEGHTSTASTEGPASTAPTEDPASTEGPTSTVPTEGSTSIAPTEGPVSTVLTEGPASTVPTEDPASTEGPASTLPTEGPSSIEPTEGPASTVLTGGPTSTAPTEGPASTVLTEGPSSIAPTEGPASTVLTEGPTSTEGPTSIAPTEDPASTVPTEGPSSIAPTEGPASTVLTEGPTSTEGPTSIAPTEDPASTVPTEGPSSIAPTEGPASTVLTEGPTSTEGPTSIAPTEGPASTVPTEGPTSTAPTEGPESTVPTEGPNSTGPTKGPSETVPNEGPTRTAPTEDPASTVPTEGPSSTMPTEGPTSTALTEGPTSTVPTEGSTSIAPTEGPVSTVLTEGPASTVPTEDPASTEGPASTLPTEGPSSIEPTEGPASTVLTGGPTSTAPTEGPASTVLTEGPSSIAPTEGPASTVLTEGPTSTEGPTSIAPTEDPASTVPTEGPSSIAPTEGPASTVLTEGPTSTEGPTSIAPTEDPASTVPTEGPSSIAPTEGPASTVLTEGPTSTEGPTSIAPTEGPASTVPTEGPTSTAPTEGPESTVPTEGPTSTGPTKGPSETVPNEGPTRTAPTEDPASTVPTEGPSSTMPTEGPTSTALTEGPTSTVPTEGSASTVPTEGPTSTAPTEGTSGTVPTEGPTSTAPTEGPASTLLREGHTSTAPTEGPESTVPTEGPTSTGTTKGPSETVPNEGPTSTAPTEDPASTVPTEGPTSTAPTEGPTSSVPTKGSASTVLTEGLTNTAPTEGPASTVPTEGPTSTAPTEGTSGTVPTEGLTSTAPTEGPASTVPTEGPTSTAPSEGPASTLVREGHTSTAPKEGPRSTVPTEGPTSTAPTECRSVTVQNEGPSTASKEDPTSTVPTEGPTSTAPTKGPTSTVPAEYSVTETTTKAQNENPKELSSVKVLRSTPAPNKTPSSPVPVKPTKNPTRPSMEKNDKSEQKDTHNDPSGIATIRPAEKPLNATSDKNGKTDSIKDYQADDYDTNLCSGRPISGLTTLRNGTIVVFRGHYFWTLDKHRNPDPPQLITSVWGIPSPIDTVYTSCNCQGKTYFFKGKNYWRFENAVMDPGFPKPISTDFGQIGHITAALPIPKYRSRKESVIFFKRGGMAQKYTYQITPNCGTKTRIPMLTVRTRARRQAAAALGQVINISKTWRGFPTMVTSAVSVPSRVKEGYKYYVFTQNNYYSIKMEGERPVILKPATGLKENSATSFFKCPETQKN is encoded by the exons ATGCTCCCTGCTGATGAGAATCCAAAAGAAGGTCCATCAAGCGTAGCACCAACAGAAGGTCTGACTAGCACAGCACTAACAGAAGGTCCTGCAAGCTCAGTGGCAAAAGAAGGTCCTACTACCACAGCACCAACAGAAGGTCCTGCAAGTACAGTGATAACACAAGGTCCTTCAGGGATAGTGTCAACAGAAGTTCGTACTAGCACAGCACCAACAGAAGTTCCTGCAAGCACAGCACCAACAGAAGGTCCTGCAAGCACAAAAGGGCCTGCAAGCACAGTGCCAACAGAAGGTCCTACTAGCAAAGGGCCAACCAAAGGTACTTCAGAGACAATGCCAACAGAAGGTCCTACTAGCATAGCACCAACAGAAGGTCTTGCAAGCACAGCGTTAACAGGAGGTCCTACTAGCACAGTGCCAACAGAAGGTCCTACTAGCACAGCACCAACAGAAGGTCTTTCAGGGAAAGTGCCAACAGAAGGTCATACTAGCACAGCATCAACAGAAGGTCCTGCAAGCACAGCGCCAACAGAAGATCCTGCAAGCACAGAAGGTCCTACAAGCACAGTGCCAACAGAAGGTTCTACTAGCATAGCACCAACAGAAGGTCCTGTAAGCACAGTGCTAACAGAAGGTCCTGCAAGCACAGTGCCAACAGAAGATCCTGCAAGCACAGAAGGTCCTGCAAGCACATTGCCAACAGAAGGTCCTTCTAGCATAGAACCAACGGAAGGTCCTGCAAGCACAGTGCTAACAGGAGGTCCTACTAGCACAGCACCAACAGAAGGTCCTGCAAGCACAGTGCTAACAGAAGGTCCTTCTAGCATAGCACCAACAGAAGGTCCTGCAAGCACAGTGCTAACAGAAGGTCCTACTAGCACAGAAGGTCCTACTAGCATAGCACCAACAGAAGATCCTGCAAGCACAGTGCCAACAGAAGGTCCTTCTAGCATAGCACCAACAGAAGGTCCTGCAAGCACAGTGCTAACAGAAGGTCCTACTAGCACAGAAGGTCCTACTAGCATAGCACCAACAGAAGATCCTGCAAGCACAGTGCCAACAGAAGGTCCTTCTAGCATAGCACCAACAGAAGGTCCTGCAAGCACAGTGCTAACAGAAGGTCCTACTAGCACAGAAGGTCCTACTAGCATAGCACCAACAGAAGGTCCTGCAAGCACAGTGCCAACAGAAGGTCCTACTAGCACAGCACCAACAGAAGGTCCTGAAAGCACAGTGCCAACAGAAGGTCCTAATAGCACAGGGCCAACCAAAGGTCCTTCAGAGACAGTGCCAAATGAAGGTCCTACTAGGACAGCACCAACAGAAGATCCTGCAAGCACAGTGCCAACAGAAGGTCCTTCAAGCACAATGCCAACAGAAGGTCCTACTAGCACAGCACTAACAGAAGGTCCTACAAGCACAGTGCCAACAGAAGGTTCTACTAGCATAGCACCAACAGAAGGTCCTGTAAGCACAGTGCTAACAGAAGGTCCTGCAAGCACAGTGCCAACAGAAGATCCTGCAAGCACAGAAGGTCCTGCAAGCACATTGCCAACAGAAGGTCCTTCTAGCATAGAACCAACGGAAGGTCCTGCAAGCACAGTGCTAACAGGAGGTCCTACTAGCACAGCACCAACAGAAGGTCCTGCAAGCACAGTGCTAACAGAAGGTCCTTCTAGCATAGCACCAACAGAAGGTCCTGCAAGCACAGTGCTAACAGAAGGTCCTACTAGCACAGAAGGTCCTACTAGCATAGCACCAACAGAAGATCCTGCAAGCACAGTGCCAACAGAAGGTCCTTCTAGCATAGCACCAACAGAAGGTCCTGCAAGCACAGTGCTAACAGAAGGTCCTACTAGCACAGAAGGTCCTACTAGCATAGCACCAACAGAAGATCCTGCAAGCACAGTGCCAACAGAAGGTCCTTCTAGCATAGCACCAACAGAAGGTCCTGCAAGCACAGTGCTAACAGAAGGTCCTACTAGCACAGAAGGTCCTACTAGCATAGCACCAACAGAAGGTCCTGCAAGCACAGTGCCAACAGAAGGTCCTACTAGCACAGCACCAACAGAAGGTCCTGAAAGCACAGTGCCAACAGAAGGTCCTACTAGCACAGGGCCAACCAAAGGTCCTTCAGAGACAGTGCCAAATGAAGGTCCTACTAGGACAGCACCAACAGAAGATCCTGCAAGCACAGTGCCAACAGAAGGTCCTTCAAGCACAATGCCAACAGAAGGTCCTACTAGCACAGCACTAACAGAAGGTCCTACTAGCACAGTACCAACAGAAGGTTCTGCAAGCACAGTGCCAACAGAAGGCCCTACTAGCACAGCGCCAACCGAAGGAACTTCAGGGACAGTGCCAACAGAAGGTCCTACTAGCACAGCACCAACAGAAGGTCCTGCAAGCACATTGCTAAGAGAAGGTCATACTAGCACAGCACCAACAGAAGGTCCTGAAAGCACAGTGCCAACAGAAGGTCCTACTAGCACAGGGACAACCAAAGGTCCTTCAGAGACAGTGCCAAATGAAGGTCCTACTAGCACAGCACCAACAGAAGATCCTGCAAGCACAGTGCCGACAGAAGGTCCTACTAGCACAGCACCAACAGAAGGTCCTACTAGCTCAGTACCAACAAAAGGTTCTGCAAGCACAGTGCTGACAGAAGGTCTTACTAACACAGCACCAACAGAAGGTCCTGCAAGCACAGTGCCAACAGAAGGCCCTACTAGCACAGCGCCAACCGAAGGAACTTCAGGGACAGTGCCAACAGAAGGTCTGACTAGCACAGCACCAACAGAAGGTCCTGCAAGCACAGTGCCAACAGAAGGTCCTACTAGCACAGCACCATCAGAAGGTCCTGCAAGCACATTGGTAAGAGAAGGTCATACTAGCACAGCACCAAAAGAAGGTCCTAGAAGCACAGTGCCAACCGAAGGTCCTACTAGCACAGCGCCAACCGAATGTCGTTCAGTGACAGTACAAAATGAAGGTCCTAGCACAGCATCAAAAGAAGATCCTACTAGCACAGTGCCAACGGAAGGCCCTACAAGCACAGCACCAACCAAAGGTCCTACTAGCACAGTACCAGCAGAATATTCTGTCACTGAAACGACTACCAAGGCACAGAATGAAAACCCAAAGGAACTCTCATCTGTCAAGGTCCTTAGATCTACCCCTGCTCCAAATAAGACACCATCCTCTCCTGTTCCAGTGAAACCAACAAAAAATCCTACTCGACCTAGTATGGAGAAGAATGACAAATCTGAACAAAAGGACACTCACAATGATCCTAGTGGCATTGCTACAATCAGACCAGCAGAAAAACCTCTTAATGCTACCTCAGACAAGAATGGCAAAACAGATAGTATTAAAGATTATCAAGCTG ATGATTATGACACTAACCTCTGCAGTGGTCGTCCAATCAGTGGTTTGACAACTCTCAGAAATGGTACCATTGTGGTGTTCAGAG GACATTATTTTTGGACACTGGACAAACATAGAAATCCTGATCCACCTCAGTTAATTACAAGTGTGTGGGGAATTCCATCTCCCATCGACACGGTTTACACCAGCTGCAACTGCCAGGGCAAAACCTACTTCTTCAAG GGAAAGAACTACTGGAGGTTTGAGAATGCTGTGATGGATCCTGGCTTTCCCAAACCCATCAGCACAGACTTTGGACAGATTGGTCATATCACAGCTGCTTTACCTATACCTAAGTACAGAAGCAGAAAAGAGTCTGTAATCTTCTTCAAAAGAG GTGGGATGGCGCAAAAGTACACATATCAGATTACTCCAAATTGTGGGACAAAGACAAGAATTCCTATGCTGACAGTGAGGACGAGAGCCAGACGACAAGCTG CTGCAGCTCTGGGTCAAGTGATCAATATCTCAAAGACCTGGAGGGGATTTCCGACCATGGTGACCTCAGCCGTGTCTGTACCCTCAAGGGTGAAAGAGGGATACAAGTATTATGTATTCACTCAAA ACAATTATTACAGCATCAAAATGGAAGGAGAAAGACCAGTGATCCTCAAACCTGCTACAGGTCTAAAGGAAAACTCTGCAACCAGCTTCTTTAAATGCCCAGAAACCCAGAAAAACTGA